A single region of the Acinetobacter sp. WCHA45 genome encodes:
- a CDS encoding GspE/PulE family protein: MTFNFQIDIFWCLEQLQKDGRITERDKLLVQTTHRQKDELKWHPLQWVAKFNLKDQLNPETILTLNRLCLWLAEKSHVPLFVIDPLKADVTALTSVMSQEFAARNHILAVEVHSDRILIGTDQPFMMEWKNNLERSLSPKKVEAVLLNPEQLQRYLIEYYQVSRAVSSSQGTSAFDRDNKGVEALLQLGDTQNPDANDQHIVKLVDWVLQFAFEQGASDIHLEPRKDKGKVRFRIDGVLHTIYNMPANTLTAVISRIKILGRMNVAEKRKPQDGRLKTRTPKGQETELRLSTLPTAFGEKLVMRIFDPEVLVRSFQQLGFEGHLLHSWQQLTQHSHGIILVTGPTGSGKTTTLYSSLKQLATEQVNVCTIEDPIEMLEPSFNQMQVNPNIELGFADGVRALMRQDPDIIMVGEIRDHDTANMAIQAALTGHLVLSTLHTNDAPSSLTRLHDLGVQPFLTAATILGVLAQRLVRRLCPLCKQETAINEQEWEHLTFDYMMDMPTTMYKAVGCEACRHTGYKGRVGIYEFMPVSLELKSIISAHGTLNDLKAQSKKEGVEPLRIAGARKVIEGATTLEEVLRVVPLS, encoded by the coding sequence ATGACGTTTAATTTTCAAATCGATATTTTTTGGTGCTTAGAACAATTACAAAAAGATGGACGAATCACTGAACGGGATAAATTACTAGTACAAACAACACATCGTCAAAAAGATGAATTGAAGTGGCATCCTTTACAATGGGTTGCAAAATTTAATCTGAAAGATCAATTAAATCCAGAAACCATTTTAACACTCAATCGTCTATGTCTATGGTTAGCTGAAAAATCGCATGTTCCTTTGTTTGTCATTGATCCTCTAAAGGCTGATGTGACGGCATTAACCAGTGTTATGTCTCAAGAGTTTGCAGCTCGAAATCATATTTTGGCAGTAGAAGTTCACTCTGATCGTATTTTAATCGGTACAGATCAGCCATTTATGATGGAATGGAAAAATAATTTAGAAAGAAGTTTGAGCCCAAAAAAAGTTGAAGCTGTACTATTAAATCCAGAACAGCTACAACGTTATTTGATTGAATATTATCAAGTTAGTCGAGCGGTGAGCTCTTCTCAAGGCACAAGTGCTTTTGACCGTGACAATAAGGGGGTCGAAGCTTTACTGCAATTAGGCGATACACAAAACCCTGATGCCAATGACCAGCATATTGTGAAACTGGTTGATTGGGTATTGCAATTTGCTTTTGAGCAGGGTGCAAGTGATATTCATTTGGAGCCTCGCAAAGACAAAGGCAAGGTACGTTTCCGTATCGATGGTGTATTGCATACAATTTATAATATGCCAGCCAATACGCTTACAGCAGTGATTTCCCGTATTAAAATCTTAGGTCGTATGAATGTTGCGGAAAAGCGTAAACCACAAGATGGACGTTTAAAAACACGTACACCGAAAGGTCAAGAAACGGAATTACGTCTTTCTACGTTGCCAACTGCTTTTGGTGAAAAGTTGGTCATGCGTATTTTTGATCCTGAAGTATTAGTGCGTAGTTTTCAGCAATTAGGATTTGAAGGGCATTTATTACACAGTTGGCAGCAACTGACACAGCATAGCCACGGTATTATCTTGGTGACGGGGCCAACAGGTTCAGGTAAAACCACAACGCTATATTCGTCTTTAAAGCAATTAGCAACTGAACAAGTGAATGTCTGTACCATTGAAGATCCGATTGAAATGTTGGAACCAAGTTTTAACCAGATGCAGGTGAATCCAAATATCGAACTTGGTTTCGCCGATGGTGTTCGCGCACTGATGCGTCAAGATCCTGACATTATCATGGTGGGAGAGATTCGTGACCATGACACCGCAAATATGGCGATTCAAGCAGCATTAACAGGACATTTGGTTCTTTCAACTTTGCATACTAATGATGCACCTTCAAGTCTGACCCGTTTGCATGATTTAGGCGTACAACCATTTTTAACTGCAGCAACGATTTTAGGTGTTCTAGCACAACGTTTGGTGCGCCGACTCTGCCCACTTTGTAAGCAAGAAACGGCAATTAATGAACAAGAGTGGGAGCATCTTACTTTTGATTATATGATGGATATGCCAACGACGATGTATAAAGCAGTTGGATGCGAAGCATGTCGCCATACAGGTTATAAAGGCCGTGTAGGTATTTATGAATTTATGCCAGTAAGTTTAGAGTTGAAGTCTATTATTAGTGCTCATGGCACACTGAATGATCTGAAAGCACAATCCAAGAAAGAAGGTGTTGAGCCACTGCGGATTGCAGGTGCACGCAAAGTCATTGAAGGTGCAACCACGTTAGAAGAAGTATTGCGTGTTGTTCCTTTAAGTTAA
- the hemP gene encoding hemin uptake protein HemP, translating to MNAPFNLFTRSTDAAQSLPMLHSNNLFALGREIRIMHVGEEYRLRLTRNNRLILTK from the coding sequence ATGAACGCACCATTTAACCTATTTACACGTAGCACAGATGCAGCTCAATCATTGCCAATGTTGCATTCCAATAATCTTTTTGCCTTAGGTCGGGAAATACGCATAATGCATGTGGGTGAAGAATACCGCTTGCGTTTAACACGTAATAATCGTCTGATTTTAACGAAGTAA
- a CDS encoding thiamine phosphate synthase: MAKAIVDVAIAILLHKSKVLVGWRQADQHQGNKHEFPGGKVELGESPEQACRREIYEEVGIGLKEWHPFDIIRHEYEDVIVNLHLFHAHVPEEMLNQIHQPWTWYQRDQLASLNFPKANAVILERLIWSHLIKISDQIDALPHHNFQMYWRIQTAEIEQIEQQLEVLTDEKLQKIIINTDIYQNINMVLQSRVKTIHLKQSQLMALKKGELIVGKRFIAACHDAVSLQHAQHIGCDAVFLSPVKATETHPNAKVLGWNDFAALAQQSDIPVFALGGVAPEDLEQAQKHHAYGLAGIRQFSSID, from the coding sequence ATGGCAAAAGCTATAGTTGATGTTGCGATTGCAATTTTACTGCATAAATCTAAAGTGTTAGTGGGTTGGCGACAAGCAGATCAACATCAAGGTAATAAACATGAATTTCCTGGTGGAAAAGTCGAATTAGGGGAATCACCTGAACAAGCTTGTCGTAGAGAGATTTATGAGGAAGTAGGTATTGGTTTAAAAGAGTGGCATCCGTTTGATATTATTCGTCATGAATATGAAGATGTTATTGTTAATTTACATCTTTTTCATGCACACGTACCTGAGGAAATGCTCAATCAAATTCATCAACCTTGGACTTGGTATCAACGCGATCAACTAGCGAGTTTAAACTTTCCGAAGGCAAATGCTGTAATTCTGGAACGATTAATCTGGTCTCATTTGATTAAGATCAGTGATCAAATTGATGCACTACCACATCATAATTTTCAAATGTATTGGCGCATCCAAACAGCTGAAATTGAACAGATTGAACAGCAGTTAGAGGTTTTAACTGATGAAAAATTACAAAAAATTATAATCAATACTGATATTTATCAAAATATCAACATGGTTCTACAGTCTAGAGTGAAGACAATTCATCTTAAACAATCACAATTAATGGCACTTAAAAAAGGTGAATTGATTGTTGGTAAACGTTTTATTGCAGCCTGTCATGATGCTGTTTCATTACAACATGCACAACATATAGGTTGTGATGCCGTATTTTTGAGTCCTGTGAAAGCGACTGAAACACATCCAAATGCAAAAGTATTGGGTTGGAATGACTTTGCTGCATTAGCTCAGCAGAGTGATATTCCAGTTTTTGCTTTAGGTGGTGTCGCACCTGAAGATTTAGAACAAGCCCAAAAACATCATGCTTATGGGCTTGCTGGGATTCGTCAATTTAGTTCAATTGATTGA
- a CDS encoding tetratricopeptide repeat protein, with product MMKKITIVIGVLLLAGCNSAPPPNKKVVIKLGEPPSTSNTQKKKTTPPASNVKITPYEQKEIKRQKVTVVVPEQKVQQKFNDGSQLPAFRTLMQKTQVAYKQQQLAEAERYALQAQRIAPQATETYLYLALIADQRKQYANAEALARRGLSYAQSNSMKKQLWFIVLRASEARNHPVKAQEAKKAIQAL from the coding sequence ATGATGAAGAAAATAACGATTGTGATTGGTGTATTGCTGCTTGCAGGTTGTAATTCAGCACCGCCTCCAAATAAAAAAGTGGTAATAAAATTGGGAGAACCACCAAGTACGTCAAACACGCAGAAAAAGAAAACTACTCCGCCCGCGTCGAATGTAAAAATTACGCCGTATGAGCAGAAAGAAATAAAGCGTCAAAAGGTAACAGTGGTTGTTCCTGAGCAAAAAGTACAGCAAAAGTTCAATGATGGGAGTCAATTACCAGCATTTAGAACATTAATGCAAAAAACCCAAGTCGCTTATAAGCAACAGCAACTTGCGGAAGCAGAACGTTATGCTCTTCAAGCTCAACGTATTGCTCCCCAAGCGACCGAAACTTATTTGTATTTGGCACTGATTGCAGACCAACGCAAACAATATGCAAATGCGGAAGCTTTGGCACGTCGAGGTTTAAGCTATGCGCAAAGTAACTCGATGAAAAAACAACTTTGGTTTATTGTGCTCCGAGCAAGTGAAGCACGTAATCACCCTGTAAAAGCCCAAGAAGCTAAAAAAGCAATTCAAGCGTTATAA
- the mrcB gene encoding penicillin-binding protein 1B, translating to MKCERGIGFLALIFSILVIGVFIAFSIYLIRLDNIIRNKFEGQRWDIPAKVFARPLEIYANAPITQDNFVQELKLLGYKNTTNYEKSGSYIIQGNQMYVHTRGFDYGDSNEPEQVLEIAFNQGQVGEIRSTKPSNTGIARLEPLLIGGIYPQHNEDRVLIKLNKVPKTLIEALISTEDRNFYHHHGVSIRGTARALVSNATGGRRQGGSTLTQQLVKNFYLSPEKTLKRKVNEALMALLIELHYSKDEILEAYLNEVNLGQNGNYSINGYGLASQFYFGLPLSELNISQQAFLVGLVQGPTLYNPWRNPEAAKKRRDVVLNNMMVMGYLSETEYQDEISRPLNIVSKPTLGPAKFPDFLDIVRRQLRTEYQESDITNQGLKIFTTLDPIAQTQVQNAFKDSVERLAKANPARLKNLQGAVLVAHPENGELVAAVGSTQDFTGFNRTLDAKRQVGSLLKPIIYLNAIESGRYTWASPIEDSAVNIPVEGDKSWTPKNYSGGEHGVVPMQQALANSYNLSAVRLGNEFGLSAFSNKLKQFGVSSNIPAYPSIYLGAVNMSPMEVLGIYGNFATGGFKYPPRSIRTVVDAKGHLLERYSLNVQQTIDPAAAYILNYGLQQVMRSGTGRSAYGSLPETLNLAGKSGTTNDTRDSWFAGYSGNHVAVVWLGLDDNKVTGLTGSSGALPVWTNVMKQLRQEPVNFRQTDNVEWQWIDSATGDLSAQGCDGAMYIPLLRQTVPRRATLCGQSHYEVEPTNIPSEEDTQGDHYGDGNTNYIRESENQMDTDLSNHNSTRVISSGSYSGEN from the coding sequence ATGAAGTGTGAACGTGGTATTGGTTTTCTAGCACTAATTTTTTCAATTTTAGTGATTGGTGTGTTTATTGCCTTTAGTATCTATCTGATCCGTTTGGATAATATTATTCGCAATAAATTTGAAGGTCAGCGTTGGGATATTCCTGCCAAGGTATTTGCTCGTCCATTAGAAATCTATGCGAATGCACCCATTACTCAAGATAATTTTGTCCAAGAATTAAAATTACTGGGCTATAAAAATACCACGAACTATGAAAAGTCAGGAAGTTACATCATTCAAGGCAACCAAATGTATGTTCATACACGTGGTTTTGACTATGGTGATAGTAATGAACCTGAACAGGTGCTTGAGATTGCTTTCAATCAAGGTCAAGTCGGTGAAATTCGTTCCACTAAACCTTCGAACACTGGTATTGCTCGTTTAGAACCCCTATTAATCGGTGGTATCTATCCACAACATAATGAAGACCGTGTTCTCATTAAACTAAATAAAGTACCAAAAACACTAATTGAAGCATTAATTTCAACAGAAGACCGAAATTTTTATCACCATCATGGTGTTTCTATTCGAGGTACAGCACGTGCCTTAGTCAGTAATGCAACTGGTGGTCGACGTCAAGGTGGCTCGACATTAACCCAACAATTAGTTAAAAATTTCTATCTTTCACCAGAAAAAACGCTCAAACGTAAAGTCAATGAAGCTCTTATGGCGTTGTTGATTGAGCTGCATTACAGCAAAGATGAAATTCTAGAAGCCTATTTAAATGAAGTAAATTTAGGTCAAAATGGTAATTACTCAATTAACGGTTATGGCTTAGCTTCACAATTCTATTTTGGTTTGCCTCTGAGTGAATTAAATATTTCCCAACAAGCCTTTTTGGTTGGTTTAGTACAGGGTCCAACTTTATATAACCCTTGGCGTAATCCTGAAGCGGCAAAAAAACGCCGTGATGTTGTATTAAACAATATGATGGTGATGGGCTATTTATCCGAAACAGAATATCAAGATGAAATCTCACGTCCTTTAAATATTGTGAGTAAACCAACTTTAGGGCCTGCAAAATTCCCAGATTTCCTTGATATCGTACGTCGTCAATTACGTACAGAATATCAAGAAAGTGATATTACCAATCAAGGCTTGAAAATTTTCACAACGCTTGACCCGATTGCACAGACACAAGTTCAAAATGCTTTTAAAGACTCTGTTGAACGTTTAGCAAAAGCAAATCCAGCACGTTTGAAAAACTTACAAGGCGCTGTGCTTGTAGCTCATCCTGAGAATGGTGAATTGGTTGCTGCTGTTGGTTCAACCCAAGATTTTACTGGCTTTAACCGTACACTAGACGCTAAACGTCAAGTCGGTTCGTTGTTAAAACCTATTATTTATCTAAATGCGATCGAATCCGGACGTTATACGTGGGCGAGTCCGATTGAAGATAGTGCCGTTAATATTCCAGTTGAGGGCGATAAGAGTTGGACACCAAAAAATTATAGTGGTGGTGAACACGGTGTTGTACCTATGCAACAAGCCTTGGCAAATTCATATAACCTATCTGCTGTTCGTTTAGGAAATGAATTTGGATTATCAGCATTTTCAAATAAGCTAAAACAATTTGGTGTCAGTTCAAATATCCCAGCTTATCCATCTATCTATTTGGGTGCAGTAAATATGTCTCCAATGGAAGTACTTGGAATTTATGGTAATTTTGCAACAGGTGGTTTCAAATATCCTCCTCGCTCTATTCGTACTGTTGTTGATGCAAAAGGACATTTGCTTGAACGTTATAGCTTAAATGTTCAACAAACGATTGATCCTGCTGCTGCCTATATTTTGAACTACGGTTTACAACAAGTTATGCGTTCAGGTACTGGACGATCAGCTTATGGCAGCTTACCTGAAACCTTAAATTTAGCTGGTAAATCTGGCACTACCAATGATACACGCGATTCATGGTTCGCTGGTTATTCAGGCAATCATGTCGCTGTCGTCTGGTTAGGTCTGGACGATAATAAAGTTACTGGTCTCACAGGTTCATCAGGTGCATTACCTGTCTGGACCAATGTAATGAAACAGCTTCGTCAAGAACCCGTCAATTTTCGTCAAACTGACAATGTAGAATGGCAATGGATAGACAGCGCAACTGGTGATTTATCGGCGCAGGGTTGTGATGGCGCAATGTATATTCCCCTACTTCGACAAACTGTACCTCGTCGTGCAACCCTATGCGGCCAATCACATTATGAAGTTGAACCAACCAATATCCCATCCGAGGAAGACACTCAGGGGGATCATTATGGTGATGGCAATACCAATTATATTCGAGAAAGTGAAAATCAAATGGACACCGATTTATCCAATCATAATTCTACACGTGTGATTTCGAGCGGTAGTTATAGCGGTGAAAACTAA
- a CDS encoding NAD(+) kinase has protein sequence MQISHKSFRNIGLIGRPDKNSVVETLCLIHDHLITLGLNPVFDQETAKLVPYSYGQTVSRNLLGEVVDLVIVVGGDGSLLHAARALVRYNTPVIGINRGRLGFLTDIKPAEAIFKLDQVLQGQFQLDRRFLLEMEVRTNNETIYDAIALNDVVLHSGKSVHMIDFELSIDGQYVYRQHSDGLIVSTPTGSTAYSLSGGGPILHPSMDAIALVPMHPHTLSSRPIVVGGQSEIKITIRENRVLPMVSADGQHSVALNVGDTVHIRKHPFKLSLLHPPGYDFYMACRTKLGWNQDFESFQQDDS, from the coding sequence GTGCAAATTTCACATAAATCCTTTCGAAATATTGGTCTAATTGGGCGACCAGATAAGAATTCTGTAGTAGAAACGTTATGTTTAATCCATGATCATTTGATCACTTTAGGCTTAAATCCCGTTTTTGATCAGGAAACAGCCAAACTCGTACCCTATAGTTATGGTCAAACCGTGAGCCGTAATTTATTAGGTGAAGTGGTGGATTTGGTGATCGTTGTGGGTGGAGATGGCTCTTTACTTCATGCGGCACGTGCTTTAGTCCGATACAATACACCTGTTATCGGGATTAACCGTGGTCGACTCGGATTCTTAACTGATATTAAGCCGGCAGAAGCAATTTTTAAACTGGATCAGGTACTACAAGGTCAATTTCAACTCGATCGACGTTTCTTGCTAGAAATGGAAGTTCGCACCAATAACGAAACCATTTATGATGCAATTGCCTTGAATGATGTGGTGTTACACTCAGGTAAATCGGTTCATATGATTGATTTTGAGCTGAGTATTGATGGGCAATATGTCTATCGTCAGCACAGTGATGGTTTAATTGTCTCAACACCAACAGGCTCGACCGCTTATTCGCTTTCAGGCGGTGGGCCAATTTTGCATCCAAGTATGGATGCGATCGCACTTGTACCAATGCACCCACATACTTTGTCATCACGTCCAATCGTTGTCGGTGGACAAAGTGAGATTAAGATCACCATCCGTGAAAATCGTGTCTTACCGATGGTGAGTGCCGATGGTCAACATAGTGTTGCATTAAATGTAGGTGATACAGTGCATATTCGTAAACATCCGTTTAAACTAAGCTTATTACATCCACCAGGTTATGATTTTTATATGGCATGCCGTACCAAATTAGGGTGGAATCAAGATTTTGAATCTTTTCAACAGGATGACTCATGA
- a CDS encoding YeaC family protein yields the protein MNIEQMLAILNPEIVERLRTAVEIGKWPNGVALTKEQRETCMQAVYAWEMENLPKEQRSGYIDRGTKKDGEECDDDHHKNEPEFKPIRFV from the coding sequence ATGAATATTGAACAAATGCTCGCTATTTTAAATCCTGAAATTGTTGAGCGTCTCCGTACTGCTGTTGAAATTGGTAAATGGCCAAATGGCGTTGCACTCACTAAAGAACAGCGTGAAACCTGTATGCAAGCCGTGTATGCATGGGAAATGGAAAATTTACCAAAAGAACAGCGCAGTGGTTATATCGACCGTGGCACTAAAAAAGACGGTGAAGAGTGTGATGACGACCATCACAAAAATGAACCTGAATTTAAGCCGATTCGTTTTGTTTAG
- a CDS encoding glycosyl transferase family protein has protein sequence MNTKRNIYKTVEHPFAQYVRILGKGKTGSRSLSYEEAYQAFSMILKDEVLDVQLGAFLMLLRVKEESVDELAGFVQATRDQLNFQPLDVDLDWSSYAGKRKHYPWFLLAALTLAHHGYRIVMHGASGHTINRVYTEQVLQYLGYSICENEQDVRKQLDQHNFAFLPLEAISPILSELISLRNVMGLRSPIHTLARLINPFNAKATLQAIFHPAYRTSHQHTAFRLGYQNSAVIKGEGGEFERNPDAKTLICGIKNGELYEHELPKLTPDRSPIEEELDFAVFKAVWLGEQKHEYGEMAVIETMGIALYTMGAVNSYDEAMIKAKALWDNRF, from the coding sequence ATGAATACAAAACGAAATATTTATAAAACTGTAGAACATCCCTTTGCTCAGTATGTTCGTATCTTGGGTAAAGGGAAAACAGGTTCTCGTTCGCTCAGTTATGAAGAAGCCTATCAAGCATTTAGCATGATTTTAAAAGATGAAGTCTTGGATGTTCAGTTGGGTGCATTCTTAATGCTTTTACGTGTTAAGGAAGAATCTGTCGATGAATTGGCTGGTTTTGTTCAAGCAACACGTGATCAACTCAATTTTCAGCCACTTGATGTCGATCTTGACTGGTCATCATATGCAGGCAAGCGTAAGCACTATCCGTGGTTTTTATTGGCGGCATTAACACTGGCTCATCATGGCTATAGAATTGTGATGCACGGCGCATCGGGTCATACCATTAACCGTGTTTATACGGAACAAGTTTTACAATACTTAGGCTATTCTATTTGTGAGAATGAGCAAGATGTCCGTAAACAACTAGATCAACATAATTTTGCATTTTTGCCACTTGAAGCCATTTCACCAATTCTGAGTGAATTGATCTCACTCCGCAATGTGATGGGCTTACGTTCTCCAATTCATACGCTTGCTCGTCTAATTAATCCGTTTAACGCCAAAGCCACTTTACAAGCAATTTTCCACCCTGCTTATCGGACTTCACATCAACACACCGCTTTTCGATTGGGCTATCAAAATAGTGCTGTGATCAAAGGTGAAGGTGGTGAGTTTGAGCGTAATCCTGATGCCAAAACCTTAATTTGTGGGATTAAAAATGGTGAGCTATATGAACATGAGCTACCAAAATTAACACCTGACCGTAGTCCGATTGAAGAAGAGCTTGATTTTGCAGTATTCAAAGCAGTTTGGCTCGGTGAGCAAAAGCATGAATATGGCGAAATGGCAGTGATCGAAACCATGGGAATCGCTTTGTATACCATGGGTGCTGTGAATAGTTATGATGAAGCAATGATTAAAGCGAAAGCGCTTTGGGACAATCGTTTTTAA
- a CDS encoding acyl-CoA dehydrogenase family protein, translating into MLAYDADLELFRDNFKRFMSEQIAPHYDQWEREGIMPRSVWSSLGENGFLCVDVPEEYGGYGVPTHYSLMLVEESARAGYCALSTAISCHSEIAAPYIQHIGTEEQKQYWLPKMVSGEVVGAIGMTEPGAGSDLQAMRTNAILQDDHYLLNGSKTFISNGQHADVVVLAVKTDPQARAKGVSLLLVDTHLEGFKKGTNLDKIGLHSQDTSELFFDNVKVPKDQLLGNAGSGFAYLMQELPRERTAIAATSLGAIRGSIDLATQYVKERQAFGQAIAQFQNTRFVLAQAKIDELATAAFYNQNVALYNEGKLDVETAAALKSFSTDMQMKVADNLLQLFGGYGYMTEYPISRFFVDARIQRIYGGTNEIMKEIVARGLIGKS; encoded by the coding sequence ATGTTAGCTTACGATGCAGATTTGGAACTCTTCCGTGATAACTTTAAACGTTTTATGAGCGAGCAAATTGCACCTCATTATGATCAGTGGGAACGCGAAGGCATTATGCCACGTTCAGTTTGGTCTTCATTGGGTGAAAATGGCTTTCTCTGTGTAGATGTACCAGAAGAATATGGTGGTTATGGTGTACCAACCCATTATTCATTAATGTTAGTTGAAGAATCTGCACGTGCGGGTTATTGCGCATTATCAACAGCGATTTCTTGTCATTCTGAAATTGCGGCACCGTATATTCAACATATCGGAACTGAAGAACAAAAGCAGTACTGGTTGCCAAAAATGGTTTCTGGCGAAGTTGTTGGTGCGATTGGTATGACTGAGCCAGGAGCTGGTTCTGATTTACAGGCAATGCGTACTAATGCAATTTTGCAAGATGATCATTATCTGTTAAACGGTTCAAAAACCTTTATTTCAAATGGTCAGCATGCTGACGTTGTGGTTCTAGCAGTCAAAACTGATCCACAAGCACGTGCTAAAGGTGTGTCTTTATTATTGGTTGATACACATTTGGAAGGCTTTAAAAAGGGCACGAACTTAGACAAAATAGGTCTGCATTCACAAGATACCTCTGAATTGTTCTTTGATAATGTGAAAGTACCTAAAGACCAGTTATTGGGCAATGCAGGTTCAGGTTTTGCTTACTTGATGCAGGAATTACCACGTGAGCGTACTGCAATCGCAGCGACCTCTTTGGGAGCAATTCGTGGCTCAATTGATCTTGCGACCCAATATGTGAAAGAGCGTCAGGCATTTGGTCAAGCAATTGCTCAATTTCAAAATACACGTTTTGTATTGGCTCAAGCAAAAATTGATGAATTAGCAACAGCCGCTTTCTATAACCAAAACGTTGCTTTGTATAATGAAGGCAAATTGGATGTAGAAACCGCAGCGGCATTAAAGAGCTTTAGTACCGATATGCAAATGAAAGTAGCCGATAATTTACTTCAATTATTTGGTGGCTATGGCTATATGACAGAATATCCAATTTCACGTTTCTTCGTTGATGCGCGTATCCAACGTATTTATGGTGGTACCAACGAAATTATGAAAGAAATCGTTGCACGTGGATTGATTGGTAAGTCTTAA